A portion of the Pleuronectes platessa chromosome 15, fPlePla1.1, whole genome shotgun sequence genome contains these proteins:
- the sumf2 gene encoding inactive C-alpha-formylglycine-generating enzyme 2 isoform X2, translated as MKVKVASWISAVVLVTVAAAAAAAEMVTLPGGQMLMGTRAADGRDGESDTKEVELGPFQVDQFPVTNTDFRDFVRAQKYKTEAETFGWSFVFQDFVTEELKSKVTQKIESAPWWMPVERVFWRQPAGPGSGIRERLDFPVVQVSWNDAQAFCRWKGKRLPTEEEWEWAARGGLQGRTYPWGNKFQANRTNLWQGSFPDGDTAEDGYHGISPVTAFPPQNSYGLYDMMGNAWEWTSTPFPGTSPSFVLRGASWIDTVDGSANHKARITTRMGNTPDSASDNLGFRCAADHAQEQGKKQDKAEL; from the exons ATGAAGGTTAAAGTAGCGTCGTGGATCTCTGCTGTGGTGTTAGTGACGGTTGCAG cagcagcagcagcagcagagatggtGACTCTACCCGGGGGACAGATGTTGATGGGAACCAGAGCAGCTGATGGGAGGGATGGAGAATCAGACACCAAGGAGGTTGAGCTGGGACCTTTTCAAGTGGACCAGTTTCCAGTCACCAACACTGACTTCAG AGACTTTGTCCGAGCGCAGAAATACAAAACCGAGGCTGAGACGTTCGGCTGGAGCTTCGTGTTTCAGGACTTTGTGACTGAGGAGCTGAAGAGTAAAGTCACACAGAAAATTGAG TCTGCTCCCTGGTGGATGCCTGTAGAGCGGGTGTTCTGGAGACAG ccTGCAGGACCCGGGTCGGGGATTCGGGAGCGCCTGGACTTCCCAGTGGTTCAGGTGAGCTGGAACGATGCCCAGGCCTTCTGCCGGTGGAAGGGCAAGAGACTGCCAACTGAGGAGGAGTGGGAGTGGGCTGCACGTGGGGGGCTGCAAG GTCGAACTTATCCGTGGGGAAACAAGTTCCAGGCCAACAGAACCAACCTGTGGCAG GGATCATTTCCAGATGGAGACACTGCGGAGGATGGATATCACGGGATTTCACCAGTCACTGCATTTCCTCCTCAGAACAGCTATG GACTTTATGACATGATGGGAAACGCGTGGGAATGGACATCAACTCCTTTTCCCGGAACGAGTCCGTCGTTTGTGCTGCGCGGTGCCTCCTGGATCGACACGGTGGACggctcagccaatcacaaggCTCGAATCACAACCAG GATGGGCAACACTCCTGACTCTGCCTCCGATAACCTGGGATTCAGGTGTGCTGCCGACCACGCACAGGAACAAGGGAAGAAACAAGACAAAGCCGAGCTGTAG
- the sumf2 gene encoding inactive C-alpha-formylglycine-generating enzyme 2 isoform X3, with protein MKVKVASWISAVVLVTVAAAAAAEMVTLPGGQMLMGTRAADGRDGESDTKEVELGPFQVDQFPVTNTDFRDFVRAQKYKTEAETFGWSFVFQDFVTEELKSKVTQKIESAPWWMPVERVFWRQPAGPGSGIRERLDFPVVQVSWNDAQAFCRWKGKRLPTEEEWEWAARGGLQGRTYPWGNKFQANRTNLWQGSFPDGDTAEDGYHGISPVTAFPPQNSYGLYDMMGNAWEWTSTPFPGTSPSFVLRGASWIDTVDGSANHKARITTRMGNTPDSASDNLGFRCAADHAQEQGKKQDKAEL; from the exons ATGAAGGTTAAAGTAGCGTCGTGGATCTCTGCTGTGGTGTTAGTGACGGTTGCAG cagcagcagcagcagagatggtGACTCTACCCGGGGGACAGATGTTGATGGGAACCAGAGCAGCTGATGGGAGGGATGGAGAATCAGACACCAAGGAGGTTGAGCTGGGACCTTTTCAAGTGGACCAGTTTCCAGTCACCAACACTGACTTCAG AGACTTTGTCCGAGCGCAGAAATACAAAACCGAGGCTGAGACGTTCGGCTGGAGCTTCGTGTTTCAGGACTTTGTGACTGAGGAGCTGAAGAGTAAAGTCACACAGAAAATTGAG TCTGCTCCCTGGTGGATGCCTGTAGAGCGGGTGTTCTGGAGACAG ccTGCAGGACCCGGGTCGGGGATTCGGGAGCGCCTGGACTTCCCAGTGGTTCAGGTGAGCTGGAACGATGCCCAGGCCTTCTGCCGGTGGAAGGGCAAGAGACTGCCAACTGAGGAGGAGTGGGAGTGGGCTGCACGTGGGGGGCTGCAAG GTCGAACTTATCCGTGGGGAAACAAGTTCCAGGCCAACAGAACCAACCTGTGGCAG GGATCATTTCCAGATGGAGACACTGCGGAGGATGGATATCACGGGATTTCACCAGTCACTGCATTTCCTCCTCAGAACAGCTATG GACTTTATGACATGATGGGAAACGCGTGGGAATGGACATCAACTCCTTTTCCCGGAACGAGTCCGTCGTTTGTGCTGCGCGGTGCCTCCTGGATCGACACGGTGGACggctcagccaatcacaaggCTCGAATCACAACCAG GATGGGCAACACTCCTGACTCTGCCTCCGATAACCTGGGATTCAGGTGTGCTGCCGACCACGCACAGGAACAAGGGAAGAAACAAGACAAAGCCGAGCTGTAG
- the sumf2 gene encoding inactive C-alpha-formylglycine-generating enzyme 2 isoform X4, which produces MKVKVASWISAVVLVTVAAAAAEMVTLPGGQMLMGTRAADGRDGESDTKEVELGPFQVDQFPVTNTDFRDFVRAQKYKTEAETFGWSFVFQDFVTEELKSKVTQKIESAPWWMPVERVFWRQPAGPGSGIRERLDFPVVQVSWNDAQAFCRWKGKRLPTEEEWEWAARGGLQGRTYPWGNKFQANRTNLWQGSFPDGDTAEDGYHGISPVTAFPPQNSYGLYDMMGNAWEWTSTPFPGTSPSFVLRGASWIDTVDGSANHKARITTRMGNTPDSASDNLGFRCAADHAQEQGKKQDKAEL; this is translated from the exons ATGAAGGTTAAAGTAGCGTCGTGGATCTCTGCTGTGGTGTTAGTGACGGTTGCAG cagcagcagcagagatggtGACTCTACCCGGGGGACAGATGTTGATGGGAACCAGAGCAGCTGATGGGAGGGATGGAGAATCAGACACCAAGGAGGTTGAGCTGGGACCTTTTCAAGTGGACCAGTTTCCAGTCACCAACACTGACTTCAG AGACTTTGTCCGAGCGCAGAAATACAAAACCGAGGCTGAGACGTTCGGCTGGAGCTTCGTGTTTCAGGACTTTGTGACTGAGGAGCTGAAGAGTAAAGTCACACAGAAAATTGAG TCTGCTCCCTGGTGGATGCCTGTAGAGCGGGTGTTCTGGAGACAG ccTGCAGGACCCGGGTCGGGGATTCGGGAGCGCCTGGACTTCCCAGTGGTTCAGGTGAGCTGGAACGATGCCCAGGCCTTCTGCCGGTGGAAGGGCAAGAGACTGCCAACTGAGGAGGAGTGGGAGTGGGCTGCACGTGGGGGGCTGCAAG GTCGAACTTATCCGTGGGGAAACAAGTTCCAGGCCAACAGAACCAACCTGTGGCAG GGATCATTTCCAGATGGAGACACTGCGGAGGATGGATATCACGGGATTTCACCAGTCACTGCATTTCCTCCTCAGAACAGCTATG GACTTTATGACATGATGGGAAACGCGTGGGAATGGACATCAACTCCTTTTCCCGGAACGAGTCCGTCGTTTGTGCTGCGCGGTGCCTCCTGGATCGACACGGTGGACggctcagccaatcacaaggCTCGAATCACAACCAG GATGGGCAACACTCCTGACTCTGCCTCCGATAACCTGGGATTCAGGTGTGCTGCCGACCACGCACAGGAACAAGGGAAGAAACAAGACAAAGCCGAGCTGTAG
- the sumf2 gene encoding inactive C-alpha-formylglycine-generating enzyme 2 isoform X5, with protein sequence MKVKVASWISAVVLVTVAAAAEMVTLPGGQMLMGTRAADGRDGESDTKEVELGPFQVDQFPVTNTDFRDFVRAQKYKTEAETFGWSFVFQDFVTEELKSKVTQKIESAPWWMPVERVFWRQPAGPGSGIRERLDFPVVQVSWNDAQAFCRWKGKRLPTEEEWEWAARGGLQGRTYPWGNKFQANRTNLWQGSFPDGDTAEDGYHGISPVTAFPPQNSYGLYDMMGNAWEWTSTPFPGTSPSFVLRGASWIDTVDGSANHKARITTRMGNTPDSASDNLGFRCAADHAQEQGKKQDKAEL encoded by the exons ATGAAGGTTAAAGTAGCGTCGTGGATCTCTGCTGTGGTGTTAGTGACGGTTGCAG cagcagcagagatggtGACTCTACCCGGGGGACAGATGTTGATGGGAACCAGAGCAGCTGATGGGAGGGATGGAGAATCAGACACCAAGGAGGTTGAGCTGGGACCTTTTCAAGTGGACCAGTTTCCAGTCACCAACACTGACTTCAG AGACTTTGTCCGAGCGCAGAAATACAAAACCGAGGCTGAGACGTTCGGCTGGAGCTTCGTGTTTCAGGACTTTGTGACTGAGGAGCTGAAGAGTAAAGTCACACAGAAAATTGAG TCTGCTCCCTGGTGGATGCCTGTAGAGCGGGTGTTCTGGAGACAG ccTGCAGGACCCGGGTCGGGGATTCGGGAGCGCCTGGACTTCCCAGTGGTTCAGGTGAGCTGGAACGATGCCCAGGCCTTCTGCCGGTGGAAGGGCAAGAGACTGCCAACTGAGGAGGAGTGGGAGTGGGCTGCACGTGGGGGGCTGCAAG GTCGAACTTATCCGTGGGGAAACAAGTTCCAGGCCAACAGAACCAACCTGTGGCAG GGATCATTTCCAGATGGAGACACTGCGGAGGATGGATATCACGGGATTTCACCAGTCACTGCATTTCCTCCTCAGAACAGCTATG GACTTTATGACATGATGGGAAACGCGTGGGAATGGACATCAACTCCTTTTCCCGGAACGAGTCCGTCGTTTGTGCTGCGCGGTGCCTCCTGGATCGACACGGTGGACggctcagccaatcacaaggCTCGAATCACAACCAG GATGGGCAACACTCCTGACTCTGCCTCCGATAACCTGGGATTCAGGTGTGCTGCCGACCACGCACAGGAACAAGGGAAGAAACAAGACAAAGCCGAGCTGTAG
- the cct6a gene encoding T-complex protein 1 subunit zeta encodes MTAVKALNPKAEVARAQAALAVNISAARGLQDVLKSNLGPKGTMKMLVSGAGDIKLTKDGNVLLHEMQIQHPTASLIAKVATAQDDITGDGTTSNVLIIGELLKQADLYVSEGLHPRIIAEGFEAAKEKALAVLEELKVTREMDRETLIHVAQTSLRTKVHAELADLLTEAVVDAVLAIAKPNEPIDLYMVEIMEMKHKTDCDTQLIRGLVLDHGARHPDMKKRVEDAFVLTCNVSLEYEKTEVNSGFFYKSAGDREKLVAAERKFIEDRVQKIIALKKSVCPNGEKGFVVLNQKGIDPFSLDAMAKEGIVALRRAKRRNMERLTLACGGIAMNSVDDLTPECLGYAGLVYEHTLGESKFTFIEKCKNPLSVTLLVKGPNKHTLTQIKDAVRDGLRAVKNAIEDGCVVSGAGAFEVAVADALVKHKPNVKGRAQLGVQAFADALLVIPKVLAQNSGYDPMETVLKLQTEYKESGQLVGVDLSTGEPMVAGEAGVWDNYSVKKQLLHSCTVIASNILLVDEIMRAGMSSLRG; translated from the exons ATGACTGCCGTGAAAGCTCTCAACCCCAAAGCGGAGGTGGCCCGGGCCCAGGCCGCCTTAGCGGTCAACATCAGCGCCGCCCGCGGGCTGCAGGACGTGCTGAAGAGCAACCTGGGGCCGAAGGGGACCATGAAGAT GCTGGTGTCTGGTGCAGGAGACATCAAGCTGACCAAAGATGGAAACGTCTTGTTACACGAGATG CAAATTCAGCACCCGACAGCATCACTGATTGCAAAGGTTGCCACAGCGCAGGATGACATTACAGGAGATGGAACAACCTCCAATGTCCTCATCATCGGTGAACTGCTGAAGCAGGCTGATCTCTACGTGTCAGAG gGTCTTCATCCAAGAATCATTGCTGAGGGCTTTGAGGCAGCAAAAGAGAAAGCCTTGGCTGTTCTTGAAGAGTTGAAGGTGACTCGGGAAATGGACAGAGAGACACTCATCCACGTAGCGCAGACCTCTCTCAGGACCAAGGTCCACGCAGAGCTGGCCGATCTGCTCACTGAG GCTGTAGTAGATGCTGTGCTGGCTATTGCTAAACCCAACGAGCCTATTGACCTGTATATGGTGGAAATCATGGAGATGAAGCACAAGACCGACTGTGACACACA ACTGATCAGAGGTTTGGTTTTGGACCACGGGGCCCGACACCCCGACATGAAGAAGAGGGTGGAGGATGCCTTCGTGCTGACCTGCAATGTCTCTTTGGAGTATGAAAAGACGGAAGTCAACTCCGGCTTCTTCTACAAGAGCGCAGGCGACCGGGAGAAGCTTGTAGCTGCCGAGAGGAAGTTCATCGAGGATCGAGTGCAGAAGATCATTGCCCTAAAGAAAAGTGTCTGTCCCAATGGGGAGAAGGGATTTGTCGTCCTTAACCAGAAG GGAATTGACCCATTCTCCCTGGATGCCATGGCCAAGGAAGGCATTGTAGCTCTGCGCAGAGCTAAGAGGAGGAACATGGAGAG GCTCACCCTCGCCTGTGGTGGCATTGCCATGAATTCGGTCGATGACCTCACTCCCGAGTGCTTGGGATATGCTGGGTTGGTCTATGAACACACACTG GGAGAGTCGAAGTTCACGTTTATCGAGAAGTGTAAGAACCCCCTCTCCGTTACCCTGCTGGTGAAGGGACCCAACAAACACACCCTCACGCAGATCAAAGATGCCGTCCGGGATGGTCTGCGGGCTGTTAAGAACGCCATAGAAGATG GATGCGTCGTGTCCGGTGCAGGTGCGTTCGAGGTGGCTGTGGCCGACGCTCTGGTAAAACACAAGCCAAATGTGAAGGGCAGAGCTCAGCTGGGGGTCCAAGCATTTGCAGATGCTCTCCTAGTCATCCCTAAG GTTTTAGCCCAGAACTCCGGCTACGACCCAATGGAGACTGTGCTGAAGCTGCAGACGGAATACAAAGAGTCTGGTCAGCTCGTTGGCGTTGACCTCAGCACAG GGGAGCCCATGGTGGCAGGAGAAGCAGGCGTATGGGATAATTACAGTGTCAAGAAACAGCTTCTCCATTCATG CACGGTGATTGCCAGCAACATTCTGTTGGTAGATGAGATCATGCGAGCTGGAATGTCTTCTCtcagaggttaa
- the abhd11 gene encoding protein ABHD11 — protein sequence MSALCRLIQRALPGGGACRRLFPGQQQPVCGAALTVRTASSSSPVNLTYDVFDGKGESTPLVFLHGLFGSKSNFHSIAKSLVQRTGRKVLTVDARNHGNSPHSPELTYEAMAGDLKHLLAQLHIEKCVLIGHSMGGKTAMTMAITQPGLVERLVVVDISPAQTTTRTNFRYYIQALQKVKISSDIPRSTARRMAEDQLRSLVKEHSVRQFLLTNLVEQNGHYAWRVNLSAISEHLDKLMSFPSFNTVYEGPTLFLGGASSAYISSDDYPEIQRLFPMADIQYIPDASHWIHADKPLDFISSISSFLQS from the exons ATGAGCGCGTTGTGTCGCCTGATCCAGAGAGCGCTGCCTGGCGGCGGAGCGTGTCGCCGGCTCTTCCCCgggcagcagcagcccgtctGCGGGGCTGCTCTCACGGTGCGGACCGCCAGCTCATCCAG CCCAGTCAACTTGACCTACGATGTCTTTGACGGGAAGGGAGAGAGCACTCCCCTGGTGTTTCTTCACGGCCTTTTTGGCAGCAAATCAAACTTCCACTCAATAGCCAAGTCCTTGGTTCAGCGGACGGGCCGAAAG GTGCTGACCGTAGATGCACGTAACCATGGCAACAGCCCTCACAGCCCGGAGCTGACCTATGAGGCGATGGCCGGTGATTTGAAACACCTCCTCGCTCAGCTGCACATCGAGAAGTGCGTCCTCATTGGCCACAGCATGGGAGGGAAGACGGCCATGACGATGGCCATCACACAG CCTGGTCTAGTTGAGCGGCTGGTGGTTGTGGACATCAGTCCAGCCCAGACAACCACACGCACCAACTTCCGTTATTACATCCAGGCCTTGCAGAAGGTGAAGATCTCCAGTGACATCCCGCGCTCCACCGCCAGACGGATGGCTGAGGACCAGCTGCGCAGTTTAGTAAAG GAGCACTCGGTGCGTCAGTTCCTGCTGACTAACCTGGTGGAGCAGAACGGACACTATGCTTGGAGGGTCAACTTGTCGGCCATCTCGGAGCACCTTGATAAACTTATGAGTTTCCCCAGCTTCAACACAGTCTATGAGGGACCCACCCTGTTTCTGGGTGGAGCCAGTTCAGCTTATATCAG TTCCGACGATTACCCAGAAATCCAGAGGCTGTTCCCTATGGCCGACATCCAGTACATCCCAGACGCCAGCCACTGGATCCACGCGGATAAACCCTTAGActtcatcagctccatcagctccttcCTGCAGTCCTAG
- the bicdl2l gene encoding bicaudal-D-related protein 2-like, whose protein sequence is MDFSQSFSALNEKLKPRVTTSEQLHSSLNRVEDRQQGSLRIRTSYRPIVLPVDPKGLVIMTEPHDPLEPEADAEQEDLVSADLGEGNCADMRLNTCLISGLSLKEVGDEELADEDSSSSQSEEKDSQGELTTEGTTNSSGSRPSSSEGGSSSQMSFVDGTLPDLLNSNKPLSRRRTLGHVSATLNEVRREVELSRRRSIKLKAQVDKLHENRSGRGWSQGRERVTEEILSAVRLLNSLTEQKSSPPDPSQRDNGLDSALIQLQNVARSLAISHTKQGFRSGGGRGRGGEDSAILEQALRDRDDAMEKKKAMEAELLRSKTEMMLLNNQLLEAVQKRLELSLEVDAWKEDVQRILQQQLQSQQQAEQSQRKQSRTLGILRRNRPNVQRPTIVPPSAAMPHTTNTNQIFIPRAVEPPAPPPSTASPSFTRRNWMDKLRRGKNPRDAAGPDSERGHDDGFQAVCLD, encoded by the exons ATGGACTTCTCTCAGTCGTTCTCAGCCCTCAACGAGAAGCTGAAACCTCGAGTCACCACCAGCGAGCAGCTCCACTCGTCCCTGAACAGAGTGGAGGACAGACAGCAGGGCTCACTCAGGATCAGAACATCTTACCGACCAATAGTTCTGCCCGTTGATCCCAAAGGTCTAGTGATCATGACAGAGCCACATGATCCACTGGAACCTGAGGCGGACGCAGAGCAGGAGGATCTGGTCTCTGCCGACCTGGGAGAGGGGAACTGTGCAGACATGCGGCTCAACACATGCCTCATCAGTGGGCTGAGTTTGAAAGAAGTGGGCGATGAGGAGCTGGCTGACGaggacagcagctcctctcagtCTGAGGAGAAGGACAGTCAAGGGGAACTGACCACAGAGGGGACGACAAACTCCTCAGGGTCGAGACCCTCCAGCAGTGAAGGTGGGAGCTCCTCGCAGATGAGCTTCGTCGATGGGACTTTACCGGACCTGCTGAACAGCAACAAACCTCTCAGCAGGCGCAGGACACTGGGACATGTCTCAGCCACG CTGAACGAAGTGCGCAGAGAAGTGGAGCTGTCCCGCAGACGAAGCATCAAGCTGAAGGCTCAGGTGGACAAACTCCATGAGAACAGGTCAGGGAGAGGCTGGAGTCAAGGCAGAGAGAGG GTCACAGAGGAGATCCTGTCCGCTGTGCGGCTGCTGAACTCGCTCACGGAGCAGAAGTCCAGCCCCCCCGACCCGTCTCAGAGGGACAACGGCCTGGACAGTGCCCTGATCCAGCTGCAGAATGTGGCCAGAAGTCTGGCCATCAGCCACACCAAGCAG GGGTTCagatctggaggaggaagaggaagaggaggagaggacagtgCCATTCTTGAGCAGGCGCTGCGGGACAGAGACGACGCCATGGAGAA GAAGAAGGCGATGGAGGCCGAGCTGCTGCGGAGCAAGACGGAGATGATGCTGCTGAACAACCAGCTGCTGGAGGCCGTGCAGAAACGTCTGGAGCTGTCGCTGGAGGTCGACGCCTGGAAG GAGGATGTTCAGCggatcctccagcagcagctgcagagtcagCAGCAGGCGGAGCAGTCCCAGAGGAAGCAGTCCCGAACCCTGGGCATCCTGAGGAGGAACCGACCAAACGTCCAGCGGCCGACCATTGTCCCTCCGTCTGCGGCCATGCCTCACACAACCAACACAAACCAAATCTTCATCCCCAGAGCTGTGGAGCCCCCTGCTCCACCTCCCAGCACGGCTTCTCCGAGCTTCACTCGTCGCAACTGGATGGACAAGCTGAGGAGGGGCAAGAACCCTCGAGACGCAGCGGGGCCGGATTCAGAGCGGGGCCATGACGACGGGTTCCAGGCCGTGTGTCTCGATTGA
- the sumf2 gene encoding inactive C-alpha-formylglycine-generating enzyme 2 isoform X6: protein MKVKVASWISAVVLVTVAAAEMVTLPGGQMLMGTRAADGRDGESDTKEVELGPFQVDQFPVTNTDFRDFVRAQKYKTEAETFGWSFVFQDFVTEELKSKVTQKIESAPWWMPVERVFWRQPAGPGSGIRERLDFPVVQVSWNDAQAFCRWKGKRLPTEEEWEWAARGGLQGRTYPWGNKFQANRTNLWQGSFPDGDTAEDGYHGISPVTAFPPQNSYGLYDMMGNAWEWTSTPFPGTSPSFVLRGASWIDTVDGSANHKARITTRMGNTPDSASDNLGFRCAADHAQEQGKKQDKAEL, encoded by the exons ATGAAGGTTAAAGTAGCGTCGTGGATCTCTGCTGTGGTGTTAGTGACGGTTGCAG cagcagagatggtGACTCTACCCGGGGGACAGATGTTGATGGGAACCAGAGCAGCTGATGGGAGGGATGGAGAATCAGACACCAAGGAGGTTGAGCTGGGACCTTTTCAAGTGGACCAGTTTCCAGTCACCAACACTGACTTCAG AGACTTTGTCCGAGCGCAGAAATACAAAACCGAGGCTGAGACGTTCGGCTGGAGCTTCGTGTTTCAGGACTTTGTGACTGAGGAGCTGAAGAGTAAAGTCACACAGAAAATTGAG TCTGCTCCCTGGTGGATGCCTGTAGAGCGGGTGTTCTGGAGACAG ccTGCAGGACCCGGGTCGGGGATTCGGGAGCGCCTGGACTTCCCAGTGGTTCAGGTGAGCTGGAACGATGCCCAGGCCTTCTGCCGGTGGAAGGGCAAGAGACTGCCAACTGAGGAGGAGTGGGAGTGGGCTGCACGTGGGGGGCTGCAAG GTCGAACTTATCCGTGGGGAAACAAGTTCCAGGCCAACAGAACCAACCTGTGGCAG GGATCATTTCCAGATGGAGACACTGCGGAGGATGGATATCACGGGATTTCACCAGTCACTGCATTTCCTCCTCAGAACAGCTATG GACTTTATGACATGATGGGAAACGCGTGGGAATGGACATCAACTCCTTTTCCCGGAACGAGTCCGTCGTTTGTGCTGCGCGGTGCCTCCTGGATCGACACGGTGGACggctcagccaatcacaaggCTCGAATCACAACCAG GATGGGCAACACTCCTGACTCTGCCTCCGATAACCTGGGATTCAGGTGTGCTGCCGACCACGCACAGGAACAAGGGAAGAAACAAGACAAAGCCGAGCTGTAG
- the sumf2 gene encoding inactive C-alpha-formylglycine-generating enzyme 2 isoform X1 codes for MKVKVASWISAVVLVTVAVNFLPDPAAAAAAEMVTLPGGQMLMGTRAADGRDGESDTKEVELGPFQVDQFPVTNTDFRDFVRAQKYKTEAETFGWSFVFQDFVTEELKSKVTQKIESAPWWMPVERVFWRQPAGPGSGIRERLDFPVVQVSWNDAQAFCRWKGKRLPTEEEWEWAARGGLQGRTYPWGNKFQANRTNLWQGSFPDGDTAEDGYHGISPVTAFPPQNSYGLYDMMGNAWEWTSTPFPGTSPSFVLRGASWIDTVDGSANHKARITTRMGNTPDSASDNLGFRCAADHAQEQGKKQDKAEL; via the exons ATGAAGGTTAAAGTAGCGTCGTGGATCTCTGCTGTGGTGTTAGTGACGGTTGCAG TGAACTTCCTCCctgacccagcagcagcagcagcagcagagatggtGACTCTACCCGGGGGACAGATGTTGATGGGAACCAGAGCAGCTGATGGGAGGGATGGAGAATCAGACACCAAGGAGGTTGAGCTGGGACCTTTTCAAGTGGACCAGTTTCCAGTCACCAACACTGACTTCAG AGACTTTGTCCGAGCGCAGAAATACAAAACCGAGGCTGAGACGTTCGGCTGGAGCTTCGTGTTTCAGGACTTTGTGACTGAGGAGCTGAAGAGTAAAGTCACACAGAAAATTGAG TCTGCTCCCTGGTGGATGCCTGTAGAGCGGGTGTTCTGGAGACAG ccTGCAGGACCCGGGTCGGGGATTCGGGAGCGCCTGGACTTCCCAGTGGTTCAGGTGAGCTGGAACGATGCCCAGGCCTTCTGCCGGTGGAAGGGCAAGAGACTGCCAACTGAGGAGGAGTGGGAGTGGGCTGCACGTGGGGGGCTGCAAG GTCGAACTTATCCGTGGGGAAACAAGTTCCAGGCCAACAGAACCAACCTGTGGCAG GGATCATTTCCAGATGGAGACACTGCGGAGGATGGATATCACGGGATTTCACCAGTCACTGCATTTCCTCCTCAGAACAGCTATG GACTTTATGACATGATGGGAAACGCGTGGGAATGGACATCAACTCCTTTTCCCGGAACGAGTCCGTCGTTTGTGCTGCGCGGTGCCTCCTGGATCGACACGGTGGACggctcagccaatcacaaggCTCGAATCACAACCAG GATGGGCAACACTCCTGACTCTGCCTCCGATAACCTGGGATTCAGGTGTGCTGCCGACCACGCACAGGAACAAGGGAAGAAACAAGACAAAGCCGAGCTGTAG